Genomic window (Candidatus Binatia bacterium):
CCAGACGCAGGGCTCGGCGTGATCGGGAAACACACGGTAGATTCCGGGGTCTTCGGTTCGCCGATCCATGTCGCACCTCGGCTCGAGGGAGCGCTCACCCGCGGGCGAGCAGCTCCCTGGCCAGCTTCTCCCATCCTTCTTCGTCCAGGGCCCGCGCGATGCCGGCCACCGGAACGCCGCCGTCCTGCAGCACCGCGCCCACGTCCGGGCTCATCCGCAGCCGGAGTGCCTCCTCGGCGCGGCCCAGCCATTCCCTCGCGCTCCGCCCCTGCATTAGCGAGGAGAGACCCGAGCTCCAGCGGGACGGCCGCACTTCGAGGAGCCAGCCCGCTCCGTACGGATCGCTCAGCAGCGCGGGGTCGCGGAGCGCCGCCTCGTTGCGCGCCACCACGCGGCCCGCGAGCGGCGCGGGCAGGTCGAACTGCCGGCCGCCCACGTTCAGGGCAAACCCCTGCTCCCCGCGCGAAAGGTGCGAGCCGACCGCGGGAAGCATGACCAGGGCGGGGCTTCCAAGCAGCTTCTGCGCGAAGTCGTCGAGACCGACGCGGAAGCGTCCCGGCCCCGCGGGCGCGGCCCAGGCGTGGCCCGCGTGGAAGGAGGCCCTCGCGGGCAGGTGGAACCAGCCGCTCAGGACCGGCTCCTCCGCAGTCTCGGCCCCGAGCGGCGCCGGCCGGTTCAGGTGGCGCCAGTAGCCCGGGAGCGACCCGAGGAAGGCGAGGCAGATCAGGTACTCGATACCCTTCGAAGCGAACGGATCATGCACGAGCGGTTCCATGGCTTCCTCCGCCTACACCGACGCCGGCAGCGCTTCGGGGACCTCGGCCGCGGGCTTTGGCTCGCGCACCCAGGCCGGCGAATCGCTCAGCACCGGCATCCGGA
Coding sequences:
- a CDS encoding glycine cleavage system protein H; the encoded protein is MEPLVHDPFASKGIEYLICLAFLGSLPGYWRHLNRPAPLGAETAEEPVLSGWFHLPARASFHAGHAWAAPAGPGRFRVGLDDFAQKLLGSPALVMLPAVGSHLSRGEQGFALNVGGRQFDLPAPLAGRVVARNEAALRDPALLSDPYGAGWLLEVRPSRWSSGLSSLMQGRSAREWLGRAEEALRLRMSPDVGAVLQDGGVPVAGIARALDEEGWEKLARELLARG